The Sphingomonas sp. LY54 genome includes a region encoding these proteins:
- a CDS encoding NAD(P)/FAD-dependent oxidoreductase produces MANEANTYDVVIVGAGFAGLYALYKFRSLGYRCRVLEAGSGVGGVWYWNRYPGARCDVESVDYSYGFSEELQQEWTWTERYASQPEIRAYLDHVADRFDLRPDIQLNTFVKAARIDSQSNKWRISTGQGQELSATYCIMATGPLSVPIKPDIPGLEQFEGPTYYTSSWPEKGVDFNGLSVGLVGTGSSGVQATPVIAESAAQLTVFQRTPNYSVPARNEPLNPAKMADVKARYPELRAICRRSGFGNSAWSAEQTAGRRALEMSPEHRDRIFEEQWALGGPGFLTVFPDLMTNPQVNETAGEFVRRKIREAVEDPAVADALTPPDDQLIGCKRICVDTDYFVTFNRPNVSLVDVKKDRIIGIEAKGLRTENGFYPLDALVLATGFDALTGALVRIDIRGVEGMSLREKWEHGPLNYLGMAVSGFPNLFIINGPGSPSVTANLVLTSELQVDWLAELITDAEKGGATQISVENDAEDEWVKLVNDIAQQTIFTAGCNSWFVGANVPGKPRLFTAFAGGIPAYIAAIEDAKTAGYRGFSFERVNELERA; encoded by the coding sequence ATGGCGAACGAAGCGAACACCTATGATGTGGTCATCGTCGGGGCAGGATTTGCTGGCCTCTACGCGCTCTACAAGTTCCGGTCGCTGGGTTACCGCTGCCGAGTGCTCGAAGCCGGCAGCGGCGTTGGGGGAGTTTGGTACTGGAATCGTTATCCGGGCGCGCGGTGCGACGTAGAGAGCGTCGATTACAGCTATGGCTTTTCCGAAGAGCTCCAGCAGGAGTGGACCTGGACGGAGCGTTACGCGAGTCAGCCCGAAATTCGAGCCTATCTGGACCATGTTGCAGATCGCTTCGATCTACGCCCGGACATCCAGCTCAACACGTTCGTAAAGGCGGCTCGGATCGATTCGCAGTCGAACAAGTGGCGCATCAGCACTGGGCAGGGACAGGAGCTCTCCGCGACCTACTGCATCATGGCGACCGGACCGCTCTCCGTCCCGATCAAGCCCGACATTCCCGGGCTCGAGCAGTTCGAGGGACCGACCTATTACACCAGCTCCTGGCCAGAGAAGGGCGTCGACTTCAACGGGCTTTCAGTGGGGCTCGTTGGCACGGGGTCGTCGGGCGTGCAGGCGACGCCAGTGATAGCCGAGTCAGCCGCGCAATTGACCGTATTTCAACGCACCCCGAACTATAGCGTGCCGGCCCGAAACGAACCGCTAAACCCCGCCAAAATGGCTGACGTCAAAGCGCGCTATCCGGAGCTCCGTGCCATCTGCCGCCGGTCGGGTTTCGGGAACAGTGCCTGGTCGGCTGAGCAGACCGCCGGCCGCCGAGCGTTGGAAATGTCGCCCGAACATCGCGATCGCATATTTGAGGAGCAATGGGCGCTTGGTGGCCCCGGCTTCCTGACTGTCTTTCCGGATCTCATGACCAACCCGCAGGTTAACGAGACGGCCGGTGAGTTCGTCCGCCGGAAGATACGGGAGGCGGTGGAAGATCCCGCGGTCGCGGACGCGCTAACGCCTCCTGACGACCAACTGATCGGCTGCAAGCGTATCTGCGTCGATACCGATTATTTCGTGACCTTCAACCGACCCAATGTCTCGCTCGTCGACGTGAAGAAGGACAGGATTATCGGGATTGAAGCCAAAGGCCTGCGGACGGAGAATGGCTTCTATCCTCTCGATGCACTGGTTCTCGCAACCGGCTTTGACGCGCTGACAGGAGCACTCGTTCGCATCGATATCAGAGGTGTCGAGGGCATGTCGCTGCGGGAGAAGTGGGAACACGGACCGCTTAATTATCTTGGCATGGCCGTGAGCGGCTTCCCCAATCTGTTCATTATCAATGGCCCGGGAAGTCCGTCCGTGACGGCCAACCTCGTGCTTACCTCCGAACTGCAGGTGGACTGGCTCGCCGAGCTGATCACGGATGCGGAGAAGGGCGGGGCTACTCAGATTAGCGTCGAGAACGACGCCGAAGATGAATGGGTCAAGCTCGTCAACGACATTGCCCAGCAAACGATTTTCACGGCTGGCTGCAATAGCTGGTTCGTTGGTGCCAATGTGCCTGGGAAACCACGGCTGTTCACCGCGTTCGCCGGTGGGATCCCTGCATATATTGCGGCGATCGAAGATGCGAAGACGGCCGGCTACCGGGGCTTCAGCTTCGAGAGGGTGAATGAACTGGAGCGCGCATAG
- a CDS encoding SDR family NAD(P)-dependent oxidoreductase: protein MINLEGKVALVTGAASPSGLGFGIARRLAQQGAAIFITDVDGRVRDRASELERAGHRAMADLHDVRKSGEWSAIIETVVAGLGHLDILVNNAGIAIAKPVPQQSDEEWCRQIDINLSGTYYGCVAAVEQMRQQGGGGSIVNISSISGLVGSHSTTGYAASKGGIRMLTKSLALEGAVEGIRVNSVHPGMIWSEIHERAQAETPDTYAALMANAIPMGRMGTPDDVAAMVAFLASDDASYITGAEFIVDGGFTAR from the coding sequence GTGATAAATCTTGAGGGCAAGGTCGCACTCGTGACGGGGGCAGCCTCGCCGAGCGGCCTCGGGTTTGGGATTGCGCGCCGGCTGGCGCAACAAGGCGCTGCGATATTCATCACGGATGTCGATGGCCGGGTTCGCGATCGGGCGAGCGAGCTTGAGCGCGCCGGACATCGAGCAATGGCGGACCTCCACGACGTCCGGAAGTCCGGAGAATGGTCGGCTATCATCGAAACCGTGGTGGCAGGCCTCGGCCACCTCGACATCCTCGTCAATAACGCAGGCATCGCGATTGCTAAGCCAGTGCCGCAGCAGAGTGATGAGGAGTGGTGCCGCCAGATCGACATCAATCTGAGCGGAACGTATTACGGGTGTGTAGCGGCGGTAGAGCAGATGCGACAACAGGGAGGAGGCGGCTCGATCGTCAACATATCCTCCATCTCAGGGCTTGTCGGCTCGCACTCCACCACCGGGTACGCGGCGAGCAAGGGCGGCATCCGTATGCTGACCAAGTCGCTGGCGCTGGAAGGGGCTGTGGAGGGGATTCGCGTGAACAGCGTCCATCCAGGCATGATTTGGAGCGAGATCCACGAGCGCGCGCAGGCCGAAACGCCCGACACCTATGCCGCGTTGATGGCAAACGCGATCCCCATGGGACGGATGGGCACTCCCGACGACGTCGCCGCGATGGTTGCCTTCCTTGCTTCGGACGATGCTAGCTACATCACCGGCGCTGAATTCATCGTCGACGGCGGATTTACCGCCCGCTGA
- a CDS encoding alpha/beta hydrolase, with the protein MPSLEHEMTVAALAQAGMGSKAFAEQRAFYDAALGAIALPANVPIETVEIAGREADLVLAPGARSDRVVLHLHGGGYVLGSNRMYREFSTRLSLATGLKLLVPDYRLAPENQFPAALDDAEAAYRWLLQQGHLPREIAISGDSAGGGLALALAMRLRDSNVALPAAMVLMSPWTDLSLSGPASQPGAVDDPVMDRSNLIAMARAYAGEAIDHPSVSPSRGSVAGLPPILIFVGTRELLFDDARDLAASLAAAGVEHRLIEGKDLIHCWPVMAANAPESHSALSQVHDFLAAALSSE; encoded by the coding sequence ATGCCTAGCCTCGAACATGAAATGACGGTCGCGGCGCTGGCCCAAGCCGGGATGGGCTCCAAAGCCTTTGCCGAGCAGCGCGCCTTTTACGATGCTGCACTGGGGGCCATCGCACTTCCGGCCAATGTTCCAATTGAAACGGTGGAAATCGCTGGACGTGAGGCCGATCTTGTTTTGGCGCCGGGCGCCCGCAGCGACCGCGTTGTTCTCCACCTGCATGGTGGCGGCTACGTTCTCGGATCGAACCGGATGTACCGCGAGTTCAGCACACGGTTGAGCCTGGCAACCGGGCTTAAACTCCTCGTGCCCGACTATCGCCTCGCGCCGGAGAACCAGTTCCCGGCTGCGTTGGACGATGCGGAAGCTGCGTATCGCTGGCTCCTGCAACAAGGCCACCTTCCGCGTGAGATTGCGATATCGGGGGACTCTGCGGGAGGTGGGCTTGCGCTGGCGCTCGCGATGAGGCTGCGCGACAGCAATGTGGCGCTACCGGCTGCGATGGTGCTGATGTCGCCTTGGACGGACCTCTCTTTATCTGGGCCGGCGAGTCAGCCGGGCGCGGTTGATGATCCCGTGATGGACCGATCGAACCTGATTGCCATGGCGCGAGCTTATGCGGGTGAGGCTATTGACCACCCTTCGGTCTCCCCTTCGCGAGGATCCGTCGCCGGGCTACCACCGATCTTGATCTTCGTGGGCACCCGCGAGTTGTTGTTTGACGATGCACGAGATCTCGCCGCGAGCCTGGCCGCCGCGGGTGTCGAGCATCGGTTGATTGAGGGCAAGGATCTGATCCATTGCTGGCCAGTCATGGCGGCTAACGCCCCGGAATCCCATTCCGCTTTATCCCAAGTCCACGATTTTCTCGCGGCTGCTCTCTCTTCCGAATAG
- a CDS encoding AraC family transcriptional regulator: MMVGTVGRLAYLGRFGTHDVRVMGAATIYVSVDKAFTLRIAGTERQAISAYVPAYEPHQVISDDRFGAQLVIEPETFNDPVFPDGLLTISQQRRVAEQILAGFSDGAEQLEDCAAFDRLFFGRELASRKLDARVRDVAGQISASPSEKHSADYHSQAIGLSVSRFSHLFRAEAGTTFRRYCAWKRARGVMPLAKNVESLVETALSAGYADSTHFCHSIRHFFGIRPRDLVEIMAPEDFRVALAGLAAGNAYPS, translated from the coding sequence ATGATGGTTGGGACGGTCGGACGGCTTGCCTACCTTGGGCGTTTCGGGACTCATGACGTTCGGGTCATGGGTGCGGCTACCATCTACGTGTCGGTCGACAAGGCGTTCACACTGCGCATCGCGGGCACCGAGCGACAGGCGATCAGCGCGTATGTGCCCGCATATGAGCCACATCAGGTTATCAGCGATGACAGATTCGGGGCCCAGCTTGTTATCGAGCCCGAAACGTTCAACGATCCCGTCTTTCCGGACGGACTCCTGACCATTTCGCAGCAGAGGCGCGTCGCCGAGCAGATACTGGCAGGCTTTAGCGACGGGGCCGAACAATTAGAAGATTGTGCCGCCTTCGACCGCCTATTCTTTGGGCGGGAGCTGGCTAGCCGTAAGCTAGACGCGCGGGTGCGAGACGTGGCCGGGCAGATCAGCGCGAGCCCCTCGGAGAAGCATTCCGCCGATTATCATTCGCAAGCCATCGGGCTGTCCGTTTCCCGTTTCTCGCATCTATTCCGAGCGGAAGCTGGAACCACGTTCCGCCGGTACTGCGCTTGGAAGCGGGCGCGGGGAGTCATGCCACTAGCCAAGAACGTCGAAAGCTTGGTCGAGACGGCGCTGTCGGCCGGTTATGCGGATTCCACCCATTTTTGCCATTCGATCCGCCATTTTTTTGGAATTAGACCGCGTGACCTGGTCGAAATCATGGCGCCTGAAGACTTCCGCGTGGCACTTGCAGGCTTGGCAGCTGGCAACGCGTACCCCTCGTGA
- a CDS encoding long-chain fatty acid--CoA ligase has protein sequence MPRSMQEHPLLIKQLIQFASREHANREVVTMTAQGLVRSNYQDIERRARQLSCSLVRLGIRMGDRIATLMTNSQWHFELYYGVSCMGAICHTINPRLFLQQLVYIIGDADDRVLFVDRDFLPLVEEIGTQIGSVTDIVVVGGLPQSTRFPGRIRLHDYETFLAEGNSEYEWPDFDERLPSSLCYTSGTAGNPKGVLYTHRSTVLHAYAANSKDAFNLGAADVVLPLVPMFHANCWAFPYTCPMVGAKLVFSQLSLLDGPSVTRLIQQEKVTFAVGVPTIWAALLRHLQDTGEAIPTVERLQAGGAACPFPIVHQFYSEFGIPVIHGWGMTETSPIGAINREKPDMADWPIEQRLANQRKQGRGICGIEMKVVDDQGKEVPRDGVTSGTLMVRGHWVVEAYFGQSEAALDNGWLDTGDIATIDQLGFMEIVDRAKDIIKSGGEWISSAKLEQIAMELPGITRAAAIPVPHPKWDERPLLLVVAQSDLPLDRQQVLDHFQGKVARWWVPDDVVFVPELPQTNTGKLIKTGLRAAYARHYDARQEG, from the coding sequence ATGCCCCGCTCAATGCAGGAGCACCCGCTTCTTATAAAGCAGCTGATCCAATTCGCGTCGCGAGAGCACGCGAACCGTGAAGTGGTCACGATGACGGCCCAGGGGCTCGTCCGCTCCAACTATCAAGACATTGAGCGAAGGGCACGGCAGCTCTCGTGTAGCCTCGTCCGGCTCGGCATTCGAATGGGCGATCGAATCGCGACTCTGATGACCAACAGCCAATGGCACTTCGAACTCTATTATGGCGTGAGCTGCATGGGTGCAATTTGCCACACGATCAATCCTCGCCTGTTCCTTCAGCAACTCGTCTACATCATTGGCGATGCCGACGACCGGGTGTTGTTCGTGGACAGGGACTTTTTGCCCCTGGTTGAGGAAATCGGAACGCAGATCGGTTCCGTCACGGACATTGTCGTGGTTGGCGGGTTGCCGCAATCCACGCGCTTCCCCGGACGCATACGTCTCCACGACTACGAAACCTTCCTTGCCGAGGGGAATTCAGAGTACGAGTGGCCCGACTTCGACGAGCGGCTTCCATCCTCGCTTTGCTATACGTCCGGCACTGCCGGAAATCCGAAGGGTGTGCTCTACACTCATCGGTCAACTGTGCTTCACGCTTATGCGGCGAACTCGAAGGATGCTTTCAATCTCGGTGCGGCAGATGTCGTACTGCCGCTGGTGCCAATGTTTCATGCCAATTGCTGGGCCTTCCCCTACACTTGCCCAATGGTCGGCGCGAAACTGGTCTTTTCGCAGCTCTCGCTTCTTGACGGCCCCTCAGTGACACGGCTGATCCAACAGGAGAAGGTCACCTTCGCGGTCGGCGTGCCCACAATATGGGCAGCGCTGCTCCGACACTTGCAGGACACTGGAGAAGCAATCCCGACGGTCGAACGACTGCAGGCAGGCGGTGCCGCCTGCCCGTTTCCGATCGTCCACCAATTCTACAGTGAATTCGGGATCCCGGTCATCCACGGCTGGGGAATGACGGAGACCAGCCCCATCGGCGCGATTAATCGCGAGAAGCCTGACATGGCAGACTGGCCGATCGAACAGCGGCTTGCCAACCAGCGCAAACAAGGCCGGGGTATCTGTGGGATCGAGATGAAGGTGGTTGACGACCAAGGGAAGGAAGTTCCTCGGGACGGCGTGACCAGCGGCACGCTCATGGTCCGCGGGCACTGGGTGGTCGAAGCGTACTTCGGACAGAGTGAAGCCGCGCTCGACAATGGCTGGCTGGATACCGGCGACATTGCCACAATCGACCAACTCGGCTTCATGGAAATTGTCGATCGCGCGAAGGATATCATTAAATCGGGAGGCGAATGGATCAGCTCGGCGAAGCTCGAGCAGATTGCAATGGAACTGCCCGGCATCACTCGGGCGGCAGCCATTCCAGTCCCACACCCGAAGTGGGACGAGCGCCCCCTTCTTCTAGTCGTCGCGCAGTCGGACCTGCCCCTAGACCGCCAGCAGGTTCTGGATCATTTCCAGGGCAAAGTAGCTCGCTGGTGGGTCCCAGACGATGTCGTTTTCGTCCCGGAACTTCCGCAGACAAATACTGGGAAACTCATCAAGACAGGCCTTCGCGCCGCCTATGCCCGTCATTACGACGCCCGTCAGGAGGGCTGA
- a CDS encoding aminoglycoside phosphotransferase family protein has protein sequence MDEINLTEQITSAYRRDLAAGRTVIHCREVPPFYDAITPQWLTEILCRNVQGAAVTRFSFDNVYNGTTNRRRLLLEYNTAAESDGLPPSVFCKATFDLPNRILLSSSAAFSEVTFFNRLRGELPIDCPSALFAAYDPESWASIIVMRDLTGDVEFCSEETVVGHREVRSQLRLLATMHARFYESPRFHADLADIIPFHRRFHDLNKLHGIGACSRRGLHAAEEVVPPALFAMGDRVWEATERAVAWQEGQPETFTHGDVHLKNWYRRRDGAMGIGDWQASGRGHWARDLAYLLGTALRPDTRRSNERAYLTVYLDLLAEAGGPRLEFDDAFVMYRAQMLTALAWWTMTLIPSDAMPKMQPVCTTRLFVHRLSTACDDLDSVGAVNSLCGV, from the coding sequence ATGGACGAAATTAACCTAACCGAGCAGATCACAAGCGCCTACCGGCGCGACCTCGCTGCGGGACGGACCGTCATCCACTGCCGGGAAGTTCCCCCATTCTACGATGCGATCACCCCGCAATGGCTGACTGAAATCCTTTGCAGGAATGTTCAAGGTGCTGCGGTAACACGATTTTCCTTCGACAATGTCTATAACGGCACAACAAATCGCCGAAGACTCTTGTTGGAGTACAACACAGCAGCCGAGTCGGACGGGCTGCCGCCAAGTGTCTTCTGTAAAGCGACCTTCGATCTTCCTAATCGGATCTTGTTGTCTTCCTCTGCAGCCTTCAGCGAGGTTACCTTTTTCAACCGGCTCCGAGGCGAGCTGCCGATCGACTGCCCATCAGCGCTTTTCGCGGCCTATGATCCTGAATCCTGGGCCTCAATCATCGTTATGCGCGACCTCACAGGCGACGTGGAATTCTGCTCCGAGGAGACGGTTGTCGGCCATCGCGAAGTGCGCAGCCAGCTAAGGCTGCTCGCGACGATGCACGCACGATTTTATGAAAGTCCGCGGTTTCATGCAGATTTGGCCGACATCATCCCCTTCCACAGGCGATTTCACGACCTCAACAAACTGCACGGCATAGGGGCCTGTTCTCGCCGTGGGCTTCACGCAGCGGAGGAAGTGGTGCCGCCGGCCCTTTTCGCAATGGGTGATCGGGTGTGGGAAGCGACAGAACGAGCGGTCGCTTGGCAGGAAGGGCAGCCAGAAACATTCACGCATGGCGACGTCCATCTCAAGAACTGGTATCGGCGACGGGACGGAGCGATGGGGATTGGCGATTGGCAGGCAAGCGGTCGGGGTCATTGGGCACGTGACCTCGCCTATCTTCTCGGTACGGCACTGCGACCCGACACCAGGCGCAGCAACGAACGAGCCTATCTTACGGTCTACTTAGATCTTTTGGCAGAAGCTGGCGGACCGCGTCTTGAGTTTGACGATGCTTTTGTAATGTATCGCGCACAGATGCTGACGGCACTGGCATGGTGGACGATGACACTTATTCCATCTGACGCGATGCCCAAAATGCAGCCTGTTTGCACGACCCGCCTTTTCGTTCACCGCCTTTCAACAGCGTGCGACGACTTGGACTCGGTTGGCGCGGTAAACTCTCTGTGCGGGGTGTAG
- a CDS encoding NAD(P)/FAD-dependent oxidoreductase yields the protein MGVPGAAEHLRPSAATNAGAIAASSSLNSRTSNRIVRLKAGTREMTSTLASANTTELDVAIVGAGFAGLHMLYRALNSERNVKLFEAGSGVGGTWYWNRYPGARVDIESLEYSYSFSEELQQEWKWSERYSAQPELLRYANHVADRFNLRPHIQFNSPIASTIYDEQAQRWTLTTTAGEKIRAKFCILATGLLYIPKAVPIDGLENYEGMQLFTSQWPEDVDLSGRRVVVIGTGSTGVQCIQEIGKVASHLTVLQRTPSFCIPVRNRPTDPDFDRAIKSQYKEIREKQLQTLAGFLPLTFMDSPNPTKNAMDVSDEERQSVYDERWAAGGLSFYTAFKDLLVDPAANETLAEYVRNKIRERVKDPETAEKLVPKGFPILARRLATETDYYETFNQDNVTLIDVNEEPIQRATPDGIVVGEKFIPCDVIVFATGFDALTGAIENIDIRGRGGETIKEHWAGGVETYAGLMCHGFPNLLFMNGPGSPSGFWAPIQIAEYQADWIERCFDFLEQNGLESIEPTVDEEKRWSRIVAELADQTLFTKVKSWYQGDNIPGKPHRMMIYLGGYAGYREECEQAVEEGYSRFILTKQSATERLKALSS from the coding sequence ATGGGGGTGCCGGGCGCCGCCGAGCACTTACGCCCAAGCGCGGCAACCAACGCCGGCGCGATCGCCGCGTCGAGCTCACTTAATTCGCGCACTTCAAATCGCATCGTTCGGCTCAAAGCAGGAACTAGAGAAATGACGAGCACGCTTGCCTCAGCCAACACTACGGAACTTGACGTGGCCATTGTCGGCGCTGGGTTCGCCGGACTCCACATGCTCTATCGTGCGTTAAACAGCGAGCGGAACGTGAAGCTGTTCGAAGCCGGGAGTGGTGTCGGCGGCACCTGGTACTGGAACCGGTATCCCGGTGCGCGGGTGGACATCGAGAGCTTGGAATATTCGTATTCTTTCTCGGAGGAACTGCAGCAGGAATGGAAGTGGTCCGAGCGATATTCGGCTCAACCCGAGTTGCTTCGATATGCCAATCACGTAGCGGATCGTTTTAATCTGCGGCCACATATCCAGTTTAACAGCCCTATTGCCTCGACCATCTATGACGAGCAAGCCCAGCGATGGACCCTCACAACGACAGCAGGTGAGAAAATACGAGCTAAGTTCTGCATCTTGGCTACCGGCTTGCTGTATATTCCTAAAGCGGTGCCCATTGACGGTCTTGAGAACTATGAGGGCATGCAGCTGTTCACCTCTCAGTGGCCAGAGGACGTCGACCTCAGCGGCAGACGGGTGGTTGTAATCGGCACCGGCTCGACTGGCGTGCAGTGCATTCAGGAAATTGGCAAAGTCGCCTCTCATCTGACGGTCCTGCAAAGAACCCCTTCTTTTTGCATCCCAGTGCGAAATCGGCCGACCGATCCTGACTTCGATCGCGCTATCAAGTCGCAGTACAAGGAAATACGTGAGAAGCAGCTTCAGACATTAGCTGGGTTTCTCCCGCTGACTTTCATGGACTCGCCAAACCCGACCAAGAACGCCATGGATGTGAGCGACGAGGAGCGGCAGTCCGTCTATGACGAGCGCTGGGCAGCCGGTGGCTTGAGCTTCTACACCGCGTTCAAGGACCTGCTGGTTGATCCTGCAGCCAACGAGACCTTGGCCGAGTATGTGAGAAACAAGATCCGCGAGCGAGTCAAGGATCCGGAAACTGCAGAAAAGCTCGTTCCAAAAGGCTTTCCAATCCTTGCGCGTCGGCTGGCAACCGAGACCGACTACTACGAGACATTCAATCAAGACAATGTGACTTTAATAGATGTCAACGAGGAGCCCATCCAGCGGGCGACGCCGGATGGGATTGTCGTGGGTGAAAAGTTTATTCCCTGCGATGTGATCGTCTTTGCAACCGGCTTCGACGCCCTAACCGGCGCTATCGAGAACATCGACATCCGCGGGCGCGGCGGGGAGACGATCAAGGAGCACTGGGCGGGCGGTGTCGAAACCTATGCTGGCCTCATGTGCCATGGATTTCCAAACCTGCTATTCATGAATGGCCCAGGCAGCCCAAGCGGGTTCTGGGCTCCCATCCAGATCGCCGAATACCAAGCCGACTGGATTGAGCGGTGCTTCGATTTTCTTGAGCAGAACGGCCTTGAGAGCATTGAGCCCACCGTTGACGAAGAGAAACGCTGGTCAAGGATCGTTGCCGAACTCGCGGATCAGACGCTATTTACTAAGGTGAAGAGCTGGTACCAAGGCGACAATATCCCGGGAAAGCCCCATCGGATGATGATATATCTCGGTGGCTATGCTGGCTATCGAGAAGAGTGTGAGCAGGCAGTCGAAGAGGGTTACAGCCGCTTCATTCTGACCAAGCAGAGCGCCACCGAGCGACTTAAAGCTTTAAGTAGCTGA
- a CDS encoding acetyl-CoA C-acetyltransferase, whose amino-acid sequence MADVFIYDHVRTPRGRGRPDGALHEIPAVQLATQVLEAIRDRNSLDTALLDDVVIGCAQPVAEQGGGLARAAVVNSGYAKSVAGQQIHRFCASGLEAVNNVAGQIASGMAQAGIGGGVESMSRVQMGYDSGAWAADPRVAFHNYFAPQGIGAELIATLDGYSRKDVDSYAAESQRRAAEAWSEGRFGKSLVPVRDVLGEVVLDRDEHMRPETTVESLGSLKLAFPALGALGFDRVARERYPEIEELSYVHTGGNSSGIVDGSGAVLLGSAEFGKAASLKPRARVRAWASIGSDPTIMLTAPADVARKALKNAGIAKDEIDLWELNEAFASVVLRFMRDLDLDHDSVNVNGGAIAMGHPLGATGAMILGTVLDELERRDLNTAMTLLCAGNGLGTATIIERV is encoded by the coding sequence ATGGCGGATGTCTTCATCTACGATCACGTACGAACTCCGCGCGGTCGGGGGCGACCAGACGGTGCCCTTCACGAAATTCCGGCGGTTCAGCTAGCGACGCAGGTGCTCGAGGCGATCCGCGATCGAAACAGCCTCGACACCGCGCTTCTCGACGACGTTGTCATCGGCTGTGCACAACCCGTGGCCGAGCAAGGGGGGGGGTTGGCGCGAGCCGCTGTCGTGAACTCCGGCTATGCGAAATCCGTCGCGGGGCAGCAGATCCACCGCTTCTGCGCCTCCGGGCTGGAGGCGGTCAACAATGTCGCGGGCCAGATCGCCTCCGGCATGGCGCAGGCAGGCATCGGGGGCGGCGTGGAGTCGATGAGCCGCGTCCAAATGGGCTATGACAGCGGTGCCTGGGCCGCCGACCCGCGGGTCGCCTTCCACAATTATTTTGCGCCGCAGGGTATTGGCGCCGAGCTCATTGCGACGCTGGACGGCTATTCACGGAAGGATGTCGACAGTTACGCCGCGGAGAGCCAGCGCCGTGCGGCCGAGGCCTGGAGCGAGGGGCGCTTCGGCAAGTCGCTGGTTCCCGTGAGGGACGTGCTCGGAGAGGTCGTCCTCGACCGCGACGAGCACATGCGCCCGGAAACGACGGTCGAGAGCTTGGGCTCGCTAAAGCTGGCCTTTCCCGCATTAGGCGCTCTTGGGTTCGATCGGGTGGCGCGCGAGCGCTATCCGGAGATTGAAGAACTTTCCTACGTTCACACCGGCGGCAACAGTTCGGGGATCGTCGACGGCTCCGGTGCCGTCCTGCTCGGGAGTGCGGAGTTCGGCAAGGCCGCGAGTCTGAAACCCCGCGCCCGGGTCCGTGCCTGGGCCTCGATCGGCTCCGATCCGACGATCATGCTGACCGCTCCTGCCGATGTCGCGCGGAAGGCGCTGAAGAACGCCGGCATTGCCAAGGACGAAATCGATCTGTGGGAGCTCAATGAAGCGTTTGCTTCGGTGGTGCTGCGCTTCATGCGCGACCTCGATCTCGATCATGACAGCGTGAACGTCAATGGCGGCGCAATCGCCATGGGCCATCCGCTCGGCGCCACGGGGGCGATGATTCTCGGCACCGTCCTGGACGAACTCGAGCGCCGCGATCTCAATACCGCCATGACGCTGCTGTGCGCCGGTAACGGCCTGGGCACTGCGACGATCATCGAGCGCGTCTGA